The genomic region AATGAGTGCTTTTGAAGCTTACAACCTATGCCCTTATGTGTGTATGCTTCAAGTAGATTATGATGCTTACACAGCTATTTCAAAGCAAGTACACTTTATATTCAAAGAATTTGCTCCAATTGTAGAGCGATATTCTATGGATGAGTATTTCATGGAGATCGACTTCCTAAAAGATAAATCCCGTAAGGAAATTGAGCAGTTTTCAAAAAGGTTACAGCAAAGAATTTACGATGTAACAGGACTGGTAGGTGCAGTTGGGGTAGCACGCTCAAAAACATATGCAAAGCTTTCCAGCAGTTTAAAGAAACCCAAAGGCAGGACACTTATCTTAACAAATGAAGATGAACGGACAGAAATTTACTCGCTGAAAGTAAATGAAGTTTGGGGAGTTGGAAAAAGAAGATATGAACACATCTTAGCAGAAGGGTATAAAACTATTGGTGATGTAGCTGACCGTGGATCAGAGAAAACCTTTATTCGGCTGTTTGGAGCAAACTTTGGCAAGATGCTTTATCAGACAATAACTGGAAAGGATCAGGGAAGGGTTATGCCTGAAATCTCTGAAAATTACACACCAAAAGAAGGACCTGGATATGGGCATACATTTTCAGAAGGCTCTTTGGATGTAGAAAGAATTAAAGGTGAGTTTGCTATTGCAATCCAAAGAGTGTGTTACAGGATGAGAGCTTATGGAATAAGAGCAAAAAGCTTTTCTGGTATGTTTGGATATAATAAGCAGGGTGCAGGAGGGGTAGGTTTTCGTTTTGTAACAGATGGCTATACCAATATTGATGATTACATCTATAAAGCTTGCATGAATAAAATAGAATCTGCTTTAAGAAAAGCCTGTGATAATGGTATTGAGATTAGAAACATAGCTATTTATCCAGATCAAATAGACAAGTCTGAGCAGCTCGATGTATTTTTTCAGGAAGATGAAGAACTAAAGTCTCAGATAAAGGCGATGGATGTAATCAAGAATCGCTTTGGACAGGAGTATATTTGTAAAGGGAATACGCTACTCAGAGTAGAAGGAAATACGCATTTTTTGGAGAGAAATACATAAAAGAATGACATGTATCATGACTAAACTGGTATTTATTGTTATTTGACATATAAATATTATTTTAGCTTCAAGACATGATGGGGTTAAAATGACAGAAAAGTATTCGGCGAAAGACTCAAATCTTGGTTATTTATATCAAGCAAAGTATGCTTTATATGAAATAATAAGATCAGATCAAGAGGAAGATGCAAGTATTACTATTGAGGGGTTAGATGATTTTGATATAAAAAAGTTAGGAAGCGTAACTAAACTAGGTCAATTAAAACATCATAGAAAGCCAGGTGGGAATCTTACTGATGCAAGTCCTGATATTTGGAAAACTTTGCGAATTTGGATAGAAACTTACAAGAAAGGAGAGCTTCTGTTTGATAGGGTGACTTTATTTTTAATTACTACATCAAGCATAAAGGATGACTCAATAGCGGCAAAATTGACTAAAAGTAATCTAAGAGATATTGATGATGCATCTAAGAGATTAATTAAAGTTGCTAAAGAATCTAAAAATAAGGATCTAAAGGATTGTTTCGATGCTTTTATAGCCTTGTCAGAAGCAGAAAGGGAACTTATTCTAAGTCGAATAATTGTTAGGGGTAAGGCTTACAGTTTTGAAGAGTTAGAAAAGTTGATTAAAAATTTTCTACAATATTCGGTAAATCCAGATCGAATTCAAAGTGCTTATACAAGGCTTGTAGGATGGTGGAACAATCAAATTCTTGACATATTATTAGCAGAGAAACAGGTATATATTCAGCGGCAGAATGTACTATCAAAAATTAGAGAGATAGCTAGTCAATTTACAATCGATAGCCTTCCAGTTGATCTACTAGATATACATTTCACAGATCATAATGCAAGTGATTATCAAGACTACCAATTTGTAGAACAACTAAAAAGCATAGATGTTGGTAAAGAGAGAATCAGGAACTGTATTTTTGATTATTACCGAGCTTATACTCAACGTAATAAATGGATTACAGAAGATTTGTTAATTGATAATGAGCTTGAATCCTATGAGAAAAGACTAATTAATGAATGGAAGAGGCAAAGAATAATCATCAAAGATTCAGAAGGGATAGATGATAGTTCTAAAGAAGAAGAATTGAAGAAGTTTGGAAAAAAAGTATTGAACTGGGTTGAGCAAAAAGCAGAGCTACAAATTAGATCTGATGTTAAAGATGATGGTTATGTTATGAGAGGTAGTTATCAAATGTTGGCTGATGAAGAAGATCCAAAGATTTATTGGCACCCAAACTTTATGGAAAAATTTAAAGAACTAATTAAATGATGGATCTGAAAAATCGACCAATTGAAGTTATAAGTTTATTGAACCCAGCTTATTGTTCATTAATTCTATTTGAAGCGGTAAAGAATTACATGAAGAAGAAACCTGATGGGATGCCATTTTCATTAGCTTATGTAGCTTTACCAATGGTCTTAAATAAAAAACTTTTTAGTTCTTTCCCGTCTAATACAAATGCAAGGTTGGATATATGGATAAAAGATAATCCAGAATTGAAATATATATTTATGAAAAGTGCCGTTAATATTTCAAGATATGTAAATGAGGCAGTATTATTCTCACTAGATCAAAACTCAATTATCTTATCTGATAATGGTAATTTGTTGAAGGGCACTCTTAGAAAGAAAAATAATTACTTAAATGATGAACTTAATGAATGTATTGATAATGCAGCATTCATTGGGAAGTGGTTGAGTAAAATAAATAAAGAATCAACCATATATACAATTATGGGTATAAGACCATGAGTTTTCAAATTAAAAAAATATGCCTTTACAACCTAAAAGGTGATCGGAGAGATATAGAATTCGAGATTGGACAGGTAAATATTATATGTGGTGAATCGGGTACTGGAAAATCAGCAATAATTGATATTGTAGATTATTGTCTCGGTAGAAGCAAATTCAAAGTATTTGAAGGTGTCAATAGAGGGGTTATATCTTGGTATGCAATACTTTTACAATTTGAAGGTGAACAATTATTTATTGCAAAACCGCAACCTGATATAGATGTAGAAAGTCAAAGTGGATCATATATTTTAAGAGGTAGTAAAATTGAATTGCCTAGTATTGAAGAGTTAAGTATTGAGTACAATGACGACTCCTTAGATGCTTTGATTTCAAATATGACAGGAATAACCCCTATTGATAGTATCAATAATGAAACAAGAAGTACTTCTTCATATAAGATCAAGTTCAAACATTCAAAATACTATTTGTTTCAGAATCAAACTCTTATTGATAATGAGAATCAATTATTTTGGAGACAAGATGATGATTACATACCACAGAATATCAAAGATACATTGCCTTACTTTTTAGGTGCTGTAAAAGAGGAAAAAATAGAAATTACCCAAAAGTTAAGGGAGGCGAAGAAAACCTTAAATTCTCAAATTAAGAAGCTTAGAGAAGCAGAAGCAATCGTAAGCAATAGATATGAGCAGGGGCAAAGACTACTTTTTGAAGCTGAGCAAATAGGTTTAAATGTGAACTCAGATGTGAATAAAGAAGCAATCATTGAAGAATTAAGAAAAGTGGAAGGATGGAACCCTAACGAGTTTTTAGAATCCTACAAAGACTCTAATATACTTGAACTACAGGATGATTTGGAAAACTTAAGGGATGAGTTCAAAAAAAATCAAAGAGAACTCCATTCACTAAGAAGTTTTATAAATTCTTCAGATGAATACAAAGATAGTGTTACTACTCAGAAGTCAAGATTGATATCACTCAAACTGTTCAACAACAAAGAATCTAATTTTTGTCCTGTCTGTAATTCAAAGTTAAATGAGAAGAATGAGATTGTTGTACATTTAGAAAATACTCTACAGAAACTGAATAAGTCTTTGGAATCGGTTACTAATGAGAAGCCAGCAATGAATGAAAGGCTTGGTTTTCTTCAAGAGAGAATGTCAGAATTGAGGGAAGATATTAGGAACAAAGAATTAGAAATCCATACAGTCATATCTAATCAACAAGAGGCGAAAAAGATGAGGGATAGAACTGCTGAAATATCAAAAATATTAGGCAGGATCAGTTTATTTCTTGAAAATGTAAAGGCAATTGGTGTTTCCAAGGAATTAGAAGAGAACGTAATTGAAGCAGAAGTACTAGTGCAAACACTTGAAGAAAAATTGAGTGAATTTGATGAAGAACAGTTACTTGAATCCATATTCAACTTAATTTCGAAGTACATGGGAATCATACTTAATGACTTGAATCATGAGTTCAAAGATTCTGCATTTAGATTTGATTTGAACAAACTGACTGTTATTGCTGATAGTAAAAATGGAGCTATACCATTGTATAGAATGGGTTCAGGGAAAAATTGGTTGGGGTGTCATTTAGCTACTTTGTTATCTATTCACAGGGTATTTATAGAACGAAATCGTCCAGTACCAAGATTTATTATATTGGATCAGCCATCTCAACCTTTTTTCCCATCTCAAAATGATTATGACTTATTTATAAAAGAGCTTGAAGAAGGGGTAAACAGTGAAGAGGCTACTTCTGATTTAGCTGTTGTAAGGAATCTATTTGATGCACTATTTAATTTTGTTGAAGTAGTTAAAAATGATTTTCAGATAATAGTATTAGAACATGCCGAGTACCAAGATGATCAATATCAAAAGGCTGTGATTGAAGATTACTGGCATACAGATATCAACTCACCTTCTTTGATTCCAAAAAGATGGTTACAGTAAAACATTTCACTTTGATCTAAATTTTAAAGATTAAAGATGCTAAGCTGGTAGAGTTAATAAATGTGCTTTTCCAGGATTCCCGAGCTTTGGTATCTCACAGGGAAGCTTGTGATGGAAGTTCATGTGAAATGATTATTTAGTTCAGTTGTTACTTAAAGGTTCTAACTTTGCAGCTTAATTGATTTTAGTTATAATCAGTATATAACTATAAATCGATGTTTTTTAATGCAGAACTACTCAGTTAGACAGCATCTAATAGAAACGCTGATATATTGGATAAAGACATGGAAAATTGAGTACTGATAATTTCTGGGATTATACTTTCGAAACTTATGATGATTACTTGAATGAAAGGAGAAAGCTGATGAGTCGATATATAAACAATTTTATCATTCTCTATGACTGAACCTGATTATGAACAAATTGATGTTTTAATATCCAGGTTGATAAAAACTGTAGATGATTCATTTAAGAATGAACCTCAGGGTAATAAAGAAACATTTTTCTGGGGTTTATACTTTTCCTTGTTAGAATTATCTCAAGAGTCAATTCGTCTAATTAGCGAGAAAAGATATGAATTGGTTGCTATAGCCTGTAGGAATTCTGTTGAACTCTACATGGATGTCTATAATTGTCTTAAGTACGATGATTACATAGATCGCTTGCTGTTAACAAGCTTTTCAAAACAAATTAAGTTATCCGAATTCATATTTAAAGAAAAGAAAGAGTTTGATGAAAAAACATTAAACAGGGAAAGAGATAATATTGCATATGCAAAAAAACAGAAGGCATTATTGAAAAAGAGGGGGGTTACAAATATATACGGTATAGCTGAGAAATATAAATTGTCAAACCTTACACAGTTTCCGTTAATGTTTTGGATGATTGATATGTTGAATCAAGAAGTTCATGCGGATCTTAGATTAATGATGGAACGTTATAGTATTGAAGACAAAATACCAAGGGACTTTAATAAAGGATATATTAGTCCATATCGAAATAGCAAAACTGAGATAACTGTTAATAACTATCTTAATTTGTTTCTCGCTGGAATTTGCGAATCTACATCAGTAATTCTCAAAGAGAAAAAATTGCTCTATTCAAACTCAATTGAAGTTATAATCAACCAACTTAAAGATATACTAAGCCAAGCTGAAACAGAGGGTTCGGGAAATAACGCATAAAGTAGTTAATAAATGATCTTAGACAACAGAGACAACGGAAGGGTACTCGATACTTATAGCAATTTTCTGAACTGAATGTTGCCAATCTATAATTATACTGGCATATTCCACAAGCAAACTAGCTGTTAAATCACCATTAAATTGTTACTTACGGGGACTAATAATACATGCCTGATAACCACAATCCAATCTTAAATAATCCATACGAAGAACCTAAACGGCATTAT from Gracilimonas sp. harbors:
- a CDS encoding ABC-three component system protein, which encodes MTEKYSAKDSNLGYLYQAKYALYEIIRSDQEEDASITIEGLDDFDIKKLGSVTKLGQLKHHRKPGGNLTDASPDIWKTLRIWIETYKKGELLFDRVTLFLITTSSIKDDSIAAKLTKSNLRDIDDASKRLIKVAKESKNKDLKDCFDAFIALSEAERELILSRIIVRGKAYSFEELEKLIKNFLQYSVNPDRIQSAYTRLVGWWNNQILDILLAEKQVYIQRQNVLSKIREIASQFTIDSLPVDLLDIHFTDHNASDYQDYQFVEQLKSIDVGKERIRNCIFDYYRAYTQRNKWITEDLLIDNELESYEKRLINEWKRQRIIIKDSEGIDDSSKEEELKKFGKKVLNWVEQKAELQIRSDVKDDGYVMRGSYQMLADEEDPKIYWHPNFMEKFKELIK
- a CDS encoding three component ABC system middle component, coding for MMDLKNRPIEVISLLNPAYCSLILFEAVKNYMKKKPDGMPFSLAYVALPMVLNKKLFSSFPSNTNARLDIWIKDNPELKYIFMKSAVNISRYVNEAVLFSLDQNSIILSDNGNLLKGTLRKKNNYLNDELNECIDNAAFIGKWLSKINKESTIYTIMGIRP
- a CDS encoding DUF3732 domain-containing protein, giving the protein MSFQIKKICLYNLKGDRRDIEFEIGQVNIICGESGTGKSAIIDIVDYCLGRSKFKVFEGVNRGVISWYAILLQFEGEQLFIAKPQPDIDVESQSGSYILRGSKIELPSIEELSIEYNDDSLDALISNMTGITPIDSINNETRSTSSYKIKFKHSKYYLFQNQTLIDNENQLFWRQDDDYIPQNIKDTLPYFLGAVKEEKIEITQKLREAKKTLNSQIKKLREAEAIVSNRYEQGQRLLFEAEQIGLNVNSDVNKEAIIEELRKVEGWNPNEFLESYKDSNILELQDDLENLRDEFKKNQRELHSLRSFINSSDEYKDSVTTQKSRLISLKLFNNKESNFCPVCNSKLNEKNEIVVHLENTLQKLNKSLESVTNEKPAMNERLGFLQERMSELREDIRNKELEIHTVISNQQEAKKMRDRTAEISKILGRISLFLENVKAIGVSKELEENVIEAEVLVQTLEEKLSEFDEEQLLESIFNLISKYMGIILNDLNHEFKDSAFRFDLNKLTVIADSKNGAIPLYRMGSGKNWLGCHLATLLSIHRVFIERNRPVPRFIILDQPSQPFFPSQNDYDLFIKELEEGVNSEEATSDLAVVRNLFDALFNFVEVVKNDFQIIVLEHAEYQDDQYQKAVIEDYWHTDINSPSLIPKRWLQ
- a CDS encoding DUF5677 domain-containing protein, with the protein product MTEPDYEQIDVLISRLIKTVDDSFKNEPQGNKETFFWGLYFSLLELSQESIRLISEKRYELVAIACRNSVELYMDVYNCLKYDDYIDRLLLTSFSKQIKLSEFIFKEKKEFDEKTLNRERDNIAYAKKQKALLKKRGVTNIYGIAEKYKLSNLTQFPLMFWMIDMLNQEVHADLRLMMERYSIEDKIPRDFNKGYISPYRNSKTEITVNNYLNLFLAGICESTSVILKEKKLLYSNSIEVIINQLKDILSQAETEGSGNNA